In Molothrus aeneus isolate 106 chromosome 3, BPBGC_Maene_1.0, whole genome shotgun sequence, a single genomic region encodes these proteins:
- the EXOC8 gene encoding exocyst complex component 8 yields MALSLGEGGGGSRLRRQLESGGFAAGEYVKQLSQQSDGDRDLQEHRQRIQALSEETAQSLKRNVYQNYRQFIETAREISYLESEMYQLSHILTEQKGIMEAVTQALLLQADRDDPALGARRAAAADPFLPLSAKDAAANEEGRQRTLTTLLEKVEGCRDLLPESPGKYLVYNGDLVEYDADHMAQIQRVHAFLMNDCLLVATALPNRRGAYRYDALYPLDGLAVVNVKDNPPMKDMFKLLMFPESRIFQAENAKIKKEWLEVLEETKRNRALSEKRRLEQEALPRPAPTPPESTNPFDEDEDEEEEDEPSAEEEVVDLSLEWIQELPEDLDVCIAQRDFEGAVDLLDKLNEYLADKPVSQPVKELRAKVDERVRQLTDVLVFELSPDRSLRGGPRATRRAVSQLIRLGQSTKACELFLKNRAAAVQTAIRQLRIEGATLLYIHKLCHVFFTSLLETAREFETDFAGNNGCYSAFVVWARSSMRMFVDAFSKQVFDSKESLSTAAECVKVAKEHCKQLSEIGLDLTFIIHALLVKDIKGALQSYKDIIIEATKHRNSEEMWRKMNLMTPEALGKLREEMRSCGVGNFDQYTGDDCWVNLSYTVVAFTKQTMAFLEEALKLYFPELHMVLLESLVEIILVAVQHVDYSLRCEQDPEKKAFIRQNASFLYETVLPVVEKRFEEGVGKPAKQLQDLRNASRLMRVNPESTTSVV; encoded by the exons ATGGCGCTGTCGCTGGGCgagggcggcggcgggagccggCTGCGGCGGCAGCTGGAGTCGGGCGGCTTCGCGGCAGGGGAGTACGTGAAGCAGCTGTCGCAGCAGTCGGACGGGGACCGGGACTTGCAGGAGCACCGGCAGCGCATCCAGGCGCTGAGCGAGGAGACGGCGCAGAGCCTGAAGCGCAACGTCTACCAAAACTACCGGCAGTTCATCGAGACGGCGCGGGAGATCAGCTACCTGGAGAGCGAGATGTACCAGCTCAGCCACATCCTCACCGAGCAGAAGGGCATCATGGAGGCCGTcacccaggccctgctcctccaggccgACCGCGACGACCCCGCGCTGggcgcccgccgcgccgccgccgccgacCCCTTCCTGCCGCTGTCGGCCAAGGACGCGGCGGCCAACGAGGAGGGGCGGCAGCGCACCCTCACCACCCTCCTGGAGAAGGTGGAGGGCTGCCGCGACCTCCTCCCCGAGAGCCCTGGCAAGTACCTGGTCTACAACGGCGACCTGGTGGAATACGACGCCGACCACATGGCGCAGATCCAGCGGGTGCACGCCTTCCTCATGAACGACTGCCTGCTCGTGGCCACCGCCCTGCCCAACCGCCGCGGCGCCTACCGCTACGACGCCCTGTACCCCCTGGACGGGCTGGCCGTGGTCAACGTCAAGGACAACCCGCCTATGAAGGACATGTTCAAGCTGCTCATGTTCCCCGAGAGCCGCATCTTCCAGGCTGAGAACGCCAAGATCAAGAAGGagtggctggaggtgctggaggagaCCAAGCGCAATCGCGCCCTCAGCGAGAAGCGACGCCTGGAGCAGGAggcgctgccccggcccgccccgacGCCCCCCGAATCCACCAACCCCTTCGACGAGGatgaggacgaggaggaggaggatgagccCTCCGCTGAGGAGGAGGTCGTTGACCTCTCACTTGAGTGGATCCAGGAGCTGCCCGAGGACCTGGACGTCTGCATTGCTCAGCGGGACTTCGAGGGGGCGGTGGATCTCTTGGATAAACTGAACGAGTACCTGGCGGACAAGCCCGTGAGCCAGCCTGTGAAGGAGCTGCGGGCCAAGGTGGACGAGCGCGTCCGGCAGCTGACGGATGTGCTCGTGTTCGAGCTGTCCCCGGACCGCTCGCTACGAGGCGGGCCGCGGGCCACCCGCCGAGCCGTGTCCCAGCTCATCCGCCTGGGCCAGTCCACCAAGGCCTGCGAGCTGTTCCTGAAGAACCGGGCGGCCGCCGTGCAGACGGCCATCCGGCAGCTGCGCATCGAGGGCGCCACGCTGCTCTACATCCACAAGCTCTGCCATGTCTTCTTCACCAGCCTCCTGGAGACGGCCAGGGAGTTTGAGACGGACTTCGCCGGCAACAACGGCTGCTACTCGGCCTTCGTTGTCTGGGCGCGCTCGTCTATGAGGATGTTTGTAGATGCCTTCAGTAAGCAAGTATTTGATAGCAAAGAGAGTTTGTCAACTGCGGCAGAGTGTGTCAAG GTGGCTAAAGAGCACTGCAAGCAGCTGAGCGAGATTGGACTGGATCTCACCTTCATCATTCACGCCCTCCTGGTGAAGGATATCAAAGGTGCTTTGCAGAGCTACAAGGATATCATCATCGAGGCCACCAAGCACCGCAACTCTGAAGAGATGTGGAGAAAGATGAACCTGATGACTCCGGAGGCTCTGGGGAAGCTcagggaggagatgaggagcTGTGGAGTGGGCAATTTTGACCAATACACAGGTGATGACTGCTGGGTCAACCTCAGTTACACTGTAGTAGCTTTCACTAAGCAGACTATGGCCTTCTTGGAAGAAGCATTAAAGCTTTATTTTCCAGAGCTGCATATGGTTCTCCTGGAGAGCCTGGTGGAAATCATCCTGGTGGCTGTCCAGCATGTTGACTACAGTTTACGGTGTGAACAGGACCCTGAGAAGAAAGCATTTATTAGGCAGAACGCCTCTTTCCTTTATGAAACTGTCCTTCCTGTTGTGGAAAAAAGGTTTGAGGAAGGAGTTGGAAAACCAGCCAAGCAGCTACAGGATCTGAGAAATGCCTCAAGATTGATGCGTGTAAATCCGGAAAGTACCACCTCTGTGGTGTGA
- the SPRTN gene encoding DNA-dependent metalloprotease SPRTN translates to MEDEDFLLALRLQREWEEQDKAAAAAAAKRPDVSPYRSSLRPLSVVDEAWELLDPSPDVHGLFVHFNQTLFWGKLEAVTVSWSPRMTSSAGICSYHERSGLCSIRLSEPLLKLRPRKDLVETLLHEMIHALLFVTHNYKDRESHGPEFCKHMHRINLLTGANVTIYHNFYDEINLYRQHWWRCNGPCQNRAPYFGYVKRSMNRAPSAHDFWWDEHQKTCGGTFTKVKEPDKFSEKSKQKTQTAKPPHFKSTNKGKTEMHGDCKDPTPFSGTGYRLGGGDGVLSEKNTNASSSTANSEAHSSLHRSAVRTTPIPKKEIKLEKSPHGSIFLLRTNGASEKSSLALKREFPKPSAADTEDDENDWGLPARMAHVAEGTSRQGSPAGKRAMPSSSWSPKRICLEQTPRAQGASKNVLECVNTLQQWPKKEDKTAFEKYFNKKGGTDVTTTTKPRAEFTQSSASPSNPVRQERTVSCPVCETDVLESEINEHLDSCLS, encoded by the exons ATGGAGGACGAGGATTTCTTGTTGGCgctcaggctgcagagggaatgggaagagcaggacaaggcggcggcagcggcggcagcaaAGCGCCCTGATGTCTCTCCGTACCGCTCGTCCCTCCGCCCGCTGTCGGTGGTGGATGAGGCGTGGGAGCTGCTGGACCCCAGCCCCGACGTTCATGGCCTGTTCGTGCACTTCAACCAGACGCTCTTCTGGGGCAAGCTGGAGGCTGTCACGGTGTCCTGGAGCCCCCGCATGACCAG ctctGCTGGTATCTGTTCATACCACGAAAGAAGTGGGCTGTGTTCCATTCGTCTCAGTGAGCCGCTTCTAAAGTTGCGGCCAAGGAAGGACCTTGTGGAG ACATTGTTGCACGAAATGATCCATGCCCTGCTCTTTGTTACTCATAACTACAAAGATCGTGAGTCTCACGGACCGGAGTTCTGCAAGCACATGCATCGCATTAATCTCTTGACTGGAGCCAATGTCACA ATCTATCACAATTTTTATGATGAGATTAATTTGTACCGCCAGCACTGGTGGCGATGCAATGGCCCCTGCCAGAACAGAGCACCTTACTTTGGGTACGTGAAGCGCTCCATGAACAGAGCACCCTCTGCACATGACTTCTGGTGGGATGAACATCAAAAGACCTGTGGGGGCACGTTCACTAAAGTGAAGGAGCCAGACAAATTCTCAGAGAAGTCCAAGCAGAAAACTCAGACGGCAAAACCTCCACATTTCAAGTCAACTAACAAAg GCAAGACAGAAATGCATGGTGATTGCAAAGACCCAACTCCTTTTAGTGGGACGGGATATCGGCTTGGAGGAGGAGACGGTGtgctttcagagaaaaacaccAACGCCAGCAGCTCCACTGCAAACAGTGAAGCACATAGCTCACTGCATCGTTCAGCAGTAAGGACAACACCAATCCCTAAAAAGGAGATTAAACTGGAAAAATCACCCCATGGCAGCATCTTTCTGCTTCGTACCAATGGTGCCAGTGAGAAGAGCAGCTTAGCTTTAAAGCGTGAGTTTCCAAAACCCTCTGCTGCTGATACAGAAGATGATGAGAACGACTGGGGGTTGCCTGCCAGGATGGCTCATGTTGCTGAAGGAACATCAAGGCAAGGCTCACCAGCTGGCAAGAGGGCTATGCCATCTTCTAGCTGGTCACCAAAACGAATTTGTTTGGAGCAGACCCCAAGAGCTCAGGGTGCATCTAAGAATGTGTTAGAATGTGTTAATACGCTGCAGCAATGGCcaaaaaaggaagacaaaactgccTTTGAAAAGTATTTCAACAAAAAGGGGGGGACTGATGTCACTACAACTACAAAACCTAGAGCTGAATTTACACAGTCCTCTGCAAGTCCTAGCAATCCTGTGAGGCAGGAGAGAACAGTCAGTTGTCCTGTCTGTGAGACTGATGTTTTGGAATCTGAAATAAATGAACATCTTGATTCTTGTCTTTCGTAG